The Neofelis nebulosa isolate mNeoNeb1 chromosome 1, mNeoNeb1.pri, whole genome shotgun sequence sequence AAAAGGCCGTTTCTAAACAAGAAATGCAGTCTGCTGGATCGCAAAGAGGTCGTGGAGGTGGATCTGGCAACTTTATGGGTCGTGGAGGAAACTTTGGAGGTGGTGGTAACTTTGGCCGCGGTGGAAACTCTGGTGGAAGAGGAGGCtatggtggtggaggtggtggcagCAGGGGTAGTTATGGAGGAGGTGATGGTGGATATAATGGATTTGGAGGTGATGGTGGCAACTATGGTGGTGGTCCTGGTTATAGTAGCAGAGGAGGCTATGGTGGAGGTGGACCAGGATATGGAAACCAAGGAGGTGGATATGGTGGCGGTGGTGGAGGATATGATGGTTACGATGAAGGAGGAAATTTTGGAGGTGGTAACTATGGTGGTGGTGGGAACTATAATGATTTTGGAAATTATAGTGGACAACAGCAATCAAATTATGGACCCATGAAGGGGGGCAGTTTTGGTGGAAGAAGCTCGGGCAGTCCCTATGGTGGTGGTTATGGATCTGGTGGTGAAGTGGTGGATATGGTAGCAGAAGGTTCtaaaaattttcagaagaaaagggCTACAGTTCTTATCAGGAGAGAGAGCGATGAGTTGTCAGGAAAGCTGCAGGTTACTTTGAGACAGTCGTCCCAAATGCATTAGAGGAACTGTAAAAATCTGCCACAGAAGGAACGATGATCCATAGTCAGAAAAGTTACTGCAGCTTAACCAGGAAACCCTTCTTGTTCAGGACTGTCATAGCCACAGTTTGCAAAAAGTGCAGCTATTGATTAATGCAATGTAGTGTCAATTAGATGTACATTCCTGAGGTCTTTTATCTGttgtagctttttctttttcttttcattacatCAGGTATATTGCCCTGTAAATTGTGGTAGTGGTACCaggaataaaaaattaaggaatttttaacttttcaaaaaaaaaaaaaaagaaaaagaaaatggtcctTGAGCTGTGCGTTTTCTCAATCAGTGAGAAGAAGTGAGAATAA is a genomic window containing:
- the LOC131512526 gene encoding heterogeneous nuclear ribonucleoprotein A3-like, with the protein product MEGHDPKEPEQLRKLFIGGLSFETIDDSLREHFEKWGTLTDCVVMRDPQTKRSRGFGFVTYSCVEEVDAAMCARPHKVDGRVVEPKRAVSREDSVKPGAHLSVKKIFVGGIKEDTEEYNLRDYFEKYGKIETIEVMEDRQSGKKRGFAFVTFDDHDTVDKIVVQKYHTINGHNCEVKKAVSKQEMQSAGSQRGRGGGSGNFMGRGGNFGGGGNFGRGGNSGGRGGYGGGGGGSRGSYGGGDGGYNGFGGDGGNYGGGPGYSSRGGYGGGGPGYGNQGGGYGGGGGGYDGYDEGGNFGGGNYGGGGNYNDFGNYSGQQQSNYGPMKGGSFGGRSSGSPYGGGYGSGGEVVDMVAEGSKNFQKKRATVLIRRESDELSGKLQVTLRQSSQMH